cttttaaatacaTGCAAGTGTTGGAAATCAAAATTTACTAAAGATCGAAAAGTGCTTTACAATTGAACAGTACTTGTAGTGCTTTGCATATAAAGTATGAGAAATTTCCAAacaatatggtgtatttattagGGAAAAAAGGCAAAAACTCAATATAGGAACTTGACAACCTCATAAACTAACAATAAATCCAGCACCTTGGAATAGTCTTAATGAAGCAAAATAACTACCTACAGCACAACATTAAAACACTTGTACGCTTGGTGTAGAACACTGGGTACACATAGTATTGAAGAGTGCTCCACTGTCCAGCCCTACTCGTGTGAACAAATATCTATTAAGCCATAAAGCACACCAGAAAACCTGACAAATGACTTAACAAAAACAGGTTTGTCACACATCCTTACCTCCTTAGCAGGCTGCTATCGGAGCCCTTTAGAAATCTGAGCAAAATGGACATACTCTTTACTATGAGAGTTGATTTCAAGGAAAATCAGAGtgaattttcagaaataaaGATTCAACAAGATTctgtacataaatgtacatgaatatacacaacTTGTGTTTTGAAGAAATGAAATTGTGTAAATCAAGTAACGTATAACAGCAGATTTGATATGTCTGAAGTCTTGAATGAACAGGTATTTGTgagaaaatgacaaaaacaaatgCACATACACATAGTTTCACCAGCCATCATTTTATACCAATCCAAAAAACTGACCCATACATAGATTCTAATTTCAAACACAAGCACAGTAATGTAAAACCAAACTTAACTGGTTTATCAATAATATCAACACTAGACCTGTTTACCTATTCACGGAATAAtcagaaattaaaatgatgtatGGCTTTATAAGACTGGACATTTGTTATCAAGATTTCAATTATCAATAGTTTGAGATTGAAAGAAAACTATAAGCACAGAAAATaaacttttattaaaaataaccTGGTGCATGTTCTCTCCCATGCAGAGCATTTTAGCATAATTGCACTATTCTCGTgattaaaaataattcaaaaattaaagtaaaaatgttaaaagaatATCACATCTGTTTTTTGGGTCTCAATCTGTACGGCATATTTTCAAATGCAAGTCCGTAAAAATGAAGGAGAAATCGTACAAGTAAACAGGTCCAGATCACTCTAACACACTCTCTACCATTGATAAAATCCACATTTCTCTACAGCCAGATGTCATGCAGTGAATGAATCTGAAGTCTACCTTGAAGACGTGGGAGTTTGTTTCATATCCATGTCCTTCAGGTTCCCTGTGCTGTAGGAATGCATTGGCGTGATGGAGTGAACAGGTGAATCTCCGCTAATGTCCGAACTCGCCTCCCGTTCACTAGACGTGCTGCGACGATGAACCTTAGGACTGGGGGTCTGGCGCTTGATCTGGGTCTTTCCACTTCCAAATCCAAAGAATCTACAATGAAATTCTGCCTGTGATATACACAATAATTTTAAGACGGTAtactacatcgttataatggctgacttccttttaaaacatgaatacaaatatcagcaatatttgcgtattccttttaaatttgattgcctagctgggtagctcagtcagTTAatgtgtcgactgctgaactgtggATTGCGGGTTTGAGTCCCGCtggggttttaaattttgttcagaTTACTCTtgactaaaactgcattttttgactaaataaagtaaaatttgaaagttttaaatttcaaaatattattgtacatatcctccacttgtcatccatatcaaattgcTCTgctgtgttattttttttctactAAAAGTATAACTAGAAAAACATTGAATTTAACAAAGTCTATTTCAAAGAGatggagagaaaaaattaaatcaatgtcAGTAAGGATACAGTTTTAGTTTCATGTTCTCAGCTTCTGAAGTTTCTTATCGCTTGTATAGAAATTGCTGAAATTTACATCTGCATCAACTGCCAACAAATGCCAACTAATAATGAACATGTCGATTTCAATCATGTTGTGATCAGCTCTGGACAGAGGACCgatcaaaaaattaaaacctgaCACAAAGAAAATCAACACTAAATCTTCATGGTCAGTAAATCTTTGTATAATTCTTTTAGTTGGCTATTAAAGCCTTAAATAACAAATGACCTCAACATACTCTTTGTAAAAGTCTCTTTCACAAAGAATATCTTCTTGATACAAATTTAATGCAATGCACAAAAGCAGAAACAGATTAGTTAACAGTAAATAATTTGATGCACATCTTATAATCtcactgatacatgtattttaaagtttagaaaataattttaaagaacTAACCTTCTCTTCATAGGCTGATTATGGGCCGTTTCCTTCAGGTTTATGTACTGGTCGGATCGAACAAAACGGGGGTAGCTATCTTTCTTCATGAGTAGATATATATGTTCCTGGGCCGGATCAAATATATACCTGTAATGGTGGACACATACAAGAGGCTGTGTATAGGTATAGGTATAAGTACTCTCACACAATCTCTTCTTAAATCTCACATTAGGTCAACATCAaacatactgtagattccttatctTAAATGAGTACTTAATTCTGCAATCTCGCTGATTTTCTTCAAATCACAAGAATGTAAAATCGCAAGTTCACACTTCCAGAAACAACTAAGTAGGTTGTTATGGTAAAAATTCCTTACAATAATGGGAACACTTCCTTCAGCAGTCAGAAACAAAATAACAGATACATTTCTGTCCCAGCCTGCTGCACAGATAAGTAACAATTGTTAGACCTGGCAATTAGAGCACCCTTTACGCAATGCATGAAGACTCATCATACAAACATTTGTCTTTTAGCAATTAAATTAAGGTGAGAAGATTGATGATGTAGAAATTGATCTAAGactcttttattttcataaatggtGAAACCATCACTGTACAGAAGTGTGGATTAGACAAACTAATTTAATATATAATTACATCTGACACTTAAAATCTAATTAAGCATATCTATATGATGAAGTTGCTCGTACCTTTGCATGCATGCTTTGAGTTTTAGCTTTAAAATGGAAGAAAGAGTAATCTCTCTTGTATTTTCGTCAAACCAATACAATCAATTTTTAAGTCTTAATGAATACCAAgtaatataaaaaatgataaaaaaataaaataatgatatcaaataaattaCTAGCTGGTACAAATGATTGTAATGAAACATTTGATTCAACTTTAAATTGTTGGACGATAAGCATTTACTAGAATTTCTATGATTGCAGTTTTATTCTATTTGCTTATTATGAGTCCATGAATACTAAAATTTCAAATGCACATGAAAGAAGATTTTAGAAAATGCAAGGGTAGCTTCTCATGTTTTGATGCAGATATCAATTCCTCACTTTTAATAAGGAATCTACTTTTATTGTACCTAAGAGCACAGTCCTAAAGTTTAACGTTACCTTAGAGTGTCCGGTTCTCTCACATACAGTATACCTTAGAGTGTCCGGTTCTCTAACATACAGTATACCTTAGAATGTCCAGTTCTCTAACATACAGTATACCTTAGAGTGTCCAGTTCTCTCACATACAGTATACCTTAGAGTGTCCAGTTCTCTCACATACAGTATACCTTAGAATGTCTCGTTCTCTAACATACAGTATACCTTAGAGTGTCTGATTTTCTTACATGAAGTTTACCTTAATGTGTCTGGTTCTCTAACATGAAATTTACCTTAGAGCATCTGGTTTTCCTTTCATTTCCCCCCGATTTCTGTTTACTGTTTCTAATGTTTTACTGTCTATATTGATTTCTTTTGGTGCTCCTGCTGCTAAGTATTCTctgtaaaaaacaaattaaatatgtatcatgtttcaaaatattatgctACACCGGTGTTGCCAAAATGTACACAATGCTGTGTGACTTGTGTGTATCCTGAATGAATagaaaatgtgtacatgtatgtcttttattgtataattactattcaatatgttttatgcattattgaaatttttattgtACATGCATTACAAATTTCCCTAAATAAAATATAGGGAGACAATGATTGGTCTTATGAGATCTGTTGTGTACAGTTCTTCATTTATAGAGCATACATAATAAGTCTACTTTGCTGTAtggcaaaattaaaatgaatctgcataaatatggtaaatttaaatGGAGATGATTTAAGATgattaaaatgttgatataaatatagttttattacTTCAACTCACATTAtcctaataaagaaaacaacatTTAAAAGCACTAgcaaaacataataaaatagaCTGAAATTGTTTGCAAATGTTGATAAACATCGCCCCAATCGATATGATGCTGAAGTTTAACTTTAGATATTTTGAACCCCCGGACATCTTGAGGTTTTCTAGGCCCCACAGACTTCTACATATCAAGATTCAACTGTAATAAATCCAAACCTGTAAATTTTCTCCATGGTGGCCTCGACCTTTGACCTGGGACCATACTTCATGTCTTCAACTTCCTTCCAGAACCGAATATTTTCCTGGCTGTATTCAGTGAGTAGGAAGTTCTCAAATTCAATCAAACCCTGTTGATCTTTCATCAGGTTAAAGAAGCTAATGCCCCATTTCTTTACTCTTAATTCCGTTGGAATCTTTACACTACAAAAAACACAAGCACAATCATATCAAAGCCAGAAATGTTGAAAGACCTGTATACTGTGGAGAATACAGTAACTCTGCATGATAAATAAGATGGCTATACAGAACTGGAATAGCAGGCAACTTCATTTGGTGATGTTTTGGTAAAGCAGTACCATTAAATTAACCGTCAGACTCTGTTACTCATTCAAATGCTTTtcatgaagcaaaagtggattattgttaatatcatGACTGATCTTACAAGGTGTCATTGGCTTCCCAAAACAGTGTGTCATCTGAGATCCACGGATTGGATGGAAGTGCTGCATTTGGATCCAAGAATGGATCATACTCTTGATACTGTTCATTCCAGGTCAAATAACTGAAGGAGAAGTATGATATATGTACTTAATAAGATTCTGCATAGGCAATTTCTTCAAAGCTCTTGACACATGACCAAATGGTATCATGTTTGAATAATAAGTTGTAAATGCATGTTCAATAACTCTTTTACCAGAAAGTATACACTAAACTAACCCATCTATACTGATCTAACCTTTCTATACTGATCTAACCTATCCGTACTGATCTAACCTTTCAATACTAATCTAACCTTTCTATACTGATCTGACCTTTCTATACTAAACTAATTTTTCTATATGGATCTAACCTTTCTATACTGAACTAACCTTTCTATACTGATCTAACCTTTCTAGATCTAACCTTTCTATACTGATCTAACCTTTCTATACTGATCTAACCTTTCAAGGACTTTAGAAAGTTTTGGCTTTGGTCTTTCTAAGGCTCTTTGTAAAAACTTGATCTGAAATGACATAGAAATCAAGCTATTCATGTATTTGACATTATAAACATTCAGCAGTTTGGAAATACCAGTATCAAGATTTAAATATCTCCAGAGACAATTATTGGCATTCGTGATATAAAACTGATCTTTCAATCTCTACAACCGATGAGAAAGTTAAGCTTTGTACACATAAGGTAAACATTCTTATCCTATGTGTGACTTTATCAGCTTGTTGGGGAGGGAGGATGTTAACTACTCTCATGTCAGTTCATACCATAGCCTTGTACGATTCTTTGTTCTTCCGTCTTCGTGCTGCCATCTGACTTGGTTGGAAATACCTCTTTGGTCCCTCCTCCATTGTCTTTATACAACCAGGCTGAAAGGAGAAATTTACACATACAGCAATAAGGCACTACATTTATCACAATTGCCTTATTCTAACTTTAGAAAAGAACCCCACAGACTGTCTACTGCCTATTGTAACTACAGAGCATGCTCAGGATCTTATTTTGGCCCAAACTTTAATCTACAAGTATTGAAGCTGCATTCACATTTAAAATTTTGCGATCATGATGTTCTTGAGAACACTTTGAATTTATAGCTTATTCCTATTGCATTCCTGCCGAAAAGTTGAGACTTTCTTATGTATCTCCCAATCTAAGGGAATGTAGTCTCTCATCTGATTCTCCTTTATCCTAGgatgtttggttgaaaatgaCCAATGTTTTCATAAAAGTCAATGTTTATATTCATCTTTGGCTGAGCCTGAACTAAAATCAACATTGCTCTCAAAAGCATCAACATAAAATTTTATGgaatatattattattattacagtaaaaatttagaaaaatacaAATTCCATAAATGGAATAATTTTGGATCTGACAGCCTGCagacataaaaaataaaattctgaatATAGGAAAGCAACGTCATATCAAGATCAGCGATATATGTCTTTAATTATTACAGGTGGTCGATGGACTCTCCAAAATGCCTTCTCCTGAAGATCCAACAAAATCTTCTCCGTCCGGCGCTGCCTTTTAGCttcactgaaaaaaaaatataaaaaaatgagtgatatttaaaaagaaaacttcTTGTTAAATTTTCTCTGTAAGAAGGCAAAAGTTATTTAGTTAATTACAGTCAATCAACTATTatcaaaataatacatgtatcactaaTTTGTTATTTGCTTTAACAGTATATGCCacaaattaatgaaattattgTTTCAATCTTTGTAAAACTTTAAGGCAAACAGTGTTTAGTAGATACACCATATTCACAGTTAATTTAAATTtctataaattttatttgaataagaaATTTCAGGTTAAACGATATGGTTATtgcaaatatgaaaataaatgttacAATGGTATAAATCTAAGTGtgacatattaaaacaatgtTTATAAGTAATATAGTGTATATTAAAatggtttgatatgatatattaaaaatgtggaattaatatacacaaaaaaatatcacataatattcatatattgtTAATATAGGGACGGGGCAACATTTCCTTAACACATGTACATTGCACACGGGGTAATATATCAATATCACATGGGTATGAGGGCAATAATCAATTTTAAAGCTAGTATTGTATTCCAAGACCTACCGGTATTGTTTGACAGCTAAAGACCTTGTTAAAGGACTGACAGTGACCACAGCCTAATTATTTATGATACATCTGAGAACTATTTTATCCTAATGAAAAGGTAAAATTTCATCAAAGTGAATAAAAGTACACAGTTGTTTCCAGTAACATAACCCCCAATCAACAAGCTCTCATTCAGTGAGGAAAATTAACTTGtttcagtacatgtatagtCAGTTCAAACATTTagggaggaataacacacaagtcatttgatatgaatgaaaagtggaggaaaTTTATATTATTGTTTTGAGATTGAAAACAtctaaatttactttatttagtccaaaaatgcagttttataagaaagaaatctgaaaaaaattttaACCCCTACTGAACTCAAACCTGCAATCTATAGATTAGCAGTCTACACTTTAACTGACTGAAATATCCTCCTAGGCAATCAAATTGgaaaggaatatacaaatattgctggtattcatattttcattcatgttttaaaaggaagtcagccattatgacgatgtagcaTACCTAATTAACAAGCAGGGACCTATCATGTTCACCGATGTTCCGCTTCTGCTTACTTACCTATCAACACTAATTCTATACAGATCATGTTCAAGTTATTTCTGAGTCCGAGAAAACTGATTAGCTTAATTAATTAAAAGCCAGCTTTAAACAGTTTCACATAGTTTACAGGTTGTATAAAGCAAAAGAATTAACCCTTACAAAGCACTAATGAGTTAATGATGCAGGATTTCATCAAATTATGTCAATACCAAATTCTTCAATGATTGAAAAAATACTGAAAGAAACAAATTTGACAAaacttaaaataaattattatatttaatttcaacacCTGACTCAAGCTTAATGTAAAAAAGGCATCATAATGCACGATAATTAGCTAAAAGCATGATGTTCAATTTTGTGTGGTTACACTAAAATGTATGAACttgtcaatgacaaaacatgaAATTTCCCATGCTACATTGTATGTGCTTGCAATAAATGTGTAATTTAATCACATGGTATAAAGTTTGAATACAAGAGGTTCTCAAGcgcaaatatttttaaatgtatattatattttagAGTAAAAGGACAGCGGAAAGTAAAACTCAGAGCACCCAGTGTTGCCTGCAGGCCTGCATTGCTCACCTAAGAGAAGATACCTGATGGCCATGAAAATATAGCCCTGCTTTGGTCATTCTGAAAAATTTCATCCACAGCTATTTGTAGCAGCATGCTAATTTACTGCTAATACCatgatttcattgaaatttaatTCAAGCTATGAGCTTGTGTGGTTATTGCTTATACAGAAAAGCGAAACATGTTGATATTTTATCATGTAATTTGAAATTCTAGATAG
This genomic window from Ostrea edulis chromosome 4, xbOstEdul1.1, whole genome shotgun sequence contains:
- the LOC125668304 gene encoding regulator of G-protein signaling 7-like isoform X3, whose translation is MVSFECDGRERTFRKGARIDRGHELRSYYNRKQMEKMIVAMAKSDNETGIVMRAKKNLFSDQIQSFSGCDIVDWLKKQYKITDVKEACYLATNLCQYGYIYPIDFKLSSYTVKYDRSADYRFQAPYFWPFRKDGTADSIKYAIYLQKRSLRNKQKHGLEPYEQEAFDKLLKVFADKKESIERQAKEQVRMTKAGLYFHGHQVSSLSEAKRQRRTEKILLDLQEKAFWRVHRPPPGCIKTMEEGPKRYFQPSQMAARRRKNKESYKAMIKFLQRALERPKPKLSKVLESYLTWNEQYQEYDPFLDPNAALPSNPWISDDTLFWEANDTFVKIPTELRVKKWGISFFNLMKDQQGLIEFENFLLTEYSQENIRFWKEVEDMKYGPRSKVEATMEKIYREYLAAGAPKEINIDSKTLETVNRNRGEMKGKPDALRYIFDPAQEHIYLLMKKDSYPRFVRSDQYINLKETAHNQPMKRRFFGFGSGKTQIKRQTPSPKVHRRSTSSEREASSDISGDSPVHSITPMHSYSTGNLKDMDMKQTPTSSSGLSPGQTRRRSDEPGRTRSMNASDPRRRSNLEVPRSFPILTDKRKSDATLLSLNVPAKNNSIAPWEGNQ
- the LOC125668304 gene encoding regulator of G-protein signaling 7-like isoform X12 — encoded protein: MENRHKIPPKAPFVSKMEKMIVAMAKSDNETGIVMRAKKNLFSDQIQSFSGCDIVDWLKKQYKITDVKEACYLATNLCQYGYIYPIDFKLSSYTVKYDRSADYRFQAPYFWPFRKDGTADSIKYAIYLQKRSLRNKQKHGLEPYEQEAFDKLLKVFADKKESIERQAKEQVRMTKAGLYFHGHQVSSLSEAKRQRRTEKILLDLQEKAFWRVHRPPPGCIKTMEEGPKRYFQPSQMAARRRKNKESYKAMIKFLQRALERPKPKLSKVLESYLTWNEQYQEYDPFLDPNAALPSNPWISDDTLFWEANDTFVKIPTELRVKKWGISFFNLMKDQQGLIEFENFLLTEYSQENIRFWKEVEDMKYGPRSKVEATMEKIYREYLAAGAPKEINIDSKTLETVNRNRGEMKGKPDALRYIFDPAQEHIYLLMKKDSYPRFVRSDQYINLKETAHNQPMKRRFFGFGSGKTQIKRQTPSPKVHRRSTSSEREASSDISGDSPVHSITPMHSYSTGNLKDMDMKQTPTSSSVRIKPTYIQATSATIGGLSPGQTRRRSDEPGRTRSMNASDPRRRSNLEVPRSFPILTDKRKSDATLLSLNVPAKNNSIAPWEGNQ
- the LOC125668304 gene encoding regulator of G-protein signaling 7-like isoform X11, whose amino-acid sequence is MVSFECDGRERTFRKGARIDRGHELRSYYNRKQMEKMIVAMAKSDNETGIVMRAKKNLFSDQIQSFSGCDIVDWLKKQYKITDVKEACYLATNLCQYGYIYPIDFKLSSYTVKYDRSADYRFQAPYFWPFRKDGTADSIKYAIYLQKRSLRNKQKHGLEPYEQEAFDKLLKVFADKKESIERQAKEQVRMTKAGLYFHGHQVSSLSEAKRQRRTEKILLDLQEKAFWRVHRPPPGCIKTMEEGPKRYFQPSQMAARRRKNKESYKAMIKFLQRALERPKPKLSKVLESYLTWNEQYQEYDPFLDPNAALPSNPWISDDTLFWEANDTFVKIPTELRVKKWGISFFNLMKDQQGLIEFENFLLTEYSQENIRFWKEVEDMKYGPRSKVEATMEKIYREYLAAGAPKEINIDSKTLETVNRNRGEMKGKPDALRYIFDPAQEHIYLLMKKDSYPRFVRSDQYINLKETAHNQPMKRRFFGFGSGKTQIKRQTPSPKVHRRSTSSEREASSDISGDSPVHSITPMHSYSTGNLKDMDMKQTPTSSRLSQSKFPGLVKKQVGFPPDKLGGAPTNQAAQGQ
- the LOC125668304 gene encoding regulator of G-protein signaling 7-like isoform X17, whose translation is MVSFECDGRERTFRKGARIDRGHELRSYYNRKQMEKMIVAMAKSDNETGIVMRAKKNLFSDQIQSFSGCDIVDWLKKQYKITDVKEACYLATNLCQYGYIYPIDFKLSSYTVKYDRSADYRFQAPYFWPFRKDGTADSIKYAIYLQKRSLRNKQKHGLEPYEQEAFDKLLKVFADKKESIERQAKEQVRMTKAGLYFHGHQVSSLSEAKRQRRTEKILLDLQEKAFWRVHRPPPGCIKTMEEGPKRYFQPSQMAARRRKNKESYKAMIKFLQRALERPKPKLSKVLESYLTWNEQYQEYDPFLDPNAALPSNPWISDDTLFWEANDTFVKIPTELRVKKWGISFFNLMKDQQGLIEFENFLLTEYSQENIRFWKEVEDMKYGPRSKVEATMEKIYREYLAAGAPKEINIDSKTLETVNRNRGEMKGKPDALRYIFDPAQEHIYLLMKKDSYPRFVRSDQYINLKETAHNQPMKRRFFGFGSGKTQIKRQTPSPKVHRRSTSSEREASSDISGDSPVHSITPMHSYSTGNLKDMDMKQTPTSSRFKQKKVNLFVCLYTR
- the LOC125668304 gene encoding regulator of G-protein signaling 7-like isoform X29, which produces MENRHKIPPKAPFVSKMEKMIVAMAKSDNETGIVMRAKKNLFSDQIQSFSGCDIVDWLKKQYKITDVKEACYLATNLCQYGYIYPIDFKLSSYTVKYDRSADYRFQAPYFWPFRKDGTADSIKYAIYLQKRSLRNKQKHGLEPYEQEAFDKLLKVFADKKESIERQAKEQVSEAKRQRRTEKILLDLQEKAFWRVHRPPPGCIKTMEEGPKRYFQPSQMAARRRKNKESYKAMIKFLQRALERPKPKLSKVLESYLTWNEQYQEYDPFLDPNAALPSNPWISDDTLFWEANDTFVKIPTELRVKKWGISFFNLMKDQQGLIEFENFLLTEYSQENIRFWKEVEDMKYGPRSKVEATMEKIYREYLAAGAPKEINIDSKTLETVNRNRGEMKGKPDALRYIFDPAQEHIYLLMKKDSYPRFVRSDQYINLKETAHNQPMKRRFFGFGSGKTQIKRQTPSPKVHRRSTSSEREASSDISGDSPVHSITPMHSYSTGNLKDMDMKQTPTSSRKKFNLLKWAFPRTN
- the LOC125668304 gene encoding regulator of G-protein signaling 7-like isoform X5 is translated as MVSFECDGRERTFRKGARIDRGHELRSYYNRKQMEKMIVAMAKSDNETGIVMRAKKNLFSDQIQSFSGCDIVDWLKKQYKITDVKEACYLATNLCQYGYIYPIDFKLSSYTVKYDRSADYRFQAPYFWPFRKDGTADSIKYAIYLQKRSLRNKQKHGLEPYEQEAFDKLLKVFADKKESIERQAKEQVRMTKAGLYFHGHQVSSLSEAKRQRRTEKILLDLQEKAFWRVHRPPPGCIKTMEEGPKRYFQPSQMAARRRKNKESYKAMIKFLQRALERPKPKLSKVLESYLTWNEQYQEYDPFLDPNAALPSNPWISDDTLFWEANDTFVKIPTELRVKKWGISFFNLMKDQQGLIEFENFLLTEYSQENIRFWKEVEDMKYGPRSKVEATMEKIYREYLAAGAPKEINIDSKTLETVNRNRGEMKGKPDALRYIFDPAQEHIYLLMKKDSYPRFVRSDQYINLKETAHNQPMKRRFFGFGSGKTQIKRQTPSPKVHRRSTSSEREASSDISGDSPVHSITPMHSYSTGNLKDMDMKQTPTSSSVRIKPTYIQATSATIGLSQSKFPGLVKKQGKRKGRINCFTAMLHSSLANNSIMLHIQ
- the LOC125668304 gene encoding regulator of G-protein signaling 7-like isoform X4; protein product: MVSFECDGRERTFRKGARIDRGHELRSYYNRKQMEKMIVAMAKSDNETGIVMRAKKNLFSDQIQSFSGCDIVDWLKKQYKITDVKEACYLATNLCQYGYIYPIDFKLSSYTVKYDRSADYRFQAPYFWPFRKDGTADSIKYAIYLQKRSLRNKQKHGLEPYEQEAFDKLLKVFADKKESIERQAKEQVSEAKRQRRTEKILLDLQEKAFWRVHRPPPGCIKTMEEGPKRYFQPSQMAARRRKNKESYKAMIKFLQRALERPKPKLSKVLESYLTWNEQYQEYDPFLDPNAALPSNPWISDDTLFWEANDTFVKIPTELRVKKWGISFFNLMKDQQGLIEFENFLLTEYSQENIRFWKEVEDMKYGPRSKVEATMEKIYREYLAAGAPKEINIDSKTLETVNRNRGEMKGKPDALRYIFDPAQEHIYLLMKKDSYPRFVRSDQYINLKETAHNQPMKRRFFGFGSGKTQIKRQTPSPKVHRRSTSSEREASSDISGDSPVHSITPMHSYSTGNLKDMDMKQTPTSSSVRIKPTYIQATSATIGGLSPGQTRRRSDEPGRTRSMNASDPRRRSNLEVPRSFPILTDKRKSDATLLSLNVPAKNNSIAPWEGNQ
- the LOC125668304 gene encoding regulator of G-protein signaling 6-like isoform X13; protein product: MTVQSEVMAVDEDSKPRLSVFSKMEKMIVAMAKSDNETGIVMRAKKNLFSDQIQSFSGCDIVDWLKKQYKITDVKEACYLATNLCQYGYIYPIDFKLSSYTVKYDRSADYRFQAPYFWPFRKDGTADSIKYAIYLQKRSLRNKQKHGLEPYEQEAFDKLLKVFADKKESIERQAKEQVSEAKRQRRTEKILLDLQEKAFWRVHRPPPGCIKTMEEGPKRYFQPSQMAARRRKNKESYKAMIKFLQRALERPKPKLSKVLESYLTWNEQYQEYDPFLDPNAALPSNPWISDDTLFWEANDTFVKIPTELRVKKWGISFFNLMKDQQGLIEFENFLLTEYSQENIRFWKEVEDMKYGPRSKVEATMEKIYREYLAAGAPKEINIDSKTLETVNRNRGEMKGKPDALRYIFDPAQEHIYLLMKKDSYPRFVRSDQYINLKETAHNQPMKRRFFGFGSGKTQIKRQTPSPKVHRRSTSSEREASSDISGDSPVHSITPMHSYSTGNLKDMDMKQTPTSSSVRIKPTYIQATSATIGGLSPGQTRRRSDEPGRTRSMNASDPRRRSNLEVPRSFPILTDKRKSDATLLSLNVPAKNNSIAPWEGNQ
- the LOC125668304 gene encoding regulator of G-protein signaling 6-like isoform X23 — protein: MTVQSEVMAVDEDSKPRLSVFSKMEKMIVAMAKSDNETGIVMRAKKNLFSDQIQSFSGCDIVDWLKKQYKITDVKEACYLATNLCQYGYIYPIDFKLSSYTVKYDRSADYRFQAPYFWPFRKDGTADSIKYAIYLQKRSLRNKQKHGLEPYEQEAFDKLLKVFADKKESIERQAKEQVSEAKRQRRTEKILLDLQEKAFWRVHRPPPGCIKTMEEGPKRYFQPSQMAARRRKNKESYKAMIKFLQRALERPKPKLSKVLESYLTWNEQYQEYDPFLDPNAALPSNPWISDDTLFWEANDTFVKIPTELRVKKWGISFFNLMKDQQGLIEFENFLLTEYSQENIRFWKEVEDMKYGPRSKVEATMEKIYREYLAAGAPKEINIDSKTLETVNRNRGEMKGKPDALRYIFDPAQEHIYLLMKKDSYPRFVRSDQYINLKETAHNQPMKRRFFGFGSGKTQIKRQTPSPKVHRRSTSSEREASSDISGDSPVHSITPMHSYSTGNLKDMDMKQTPTSSSGLSPGQTRRRSDEPGRTRSMNASDPRRRSNLEVPRSFPILTDKRKSDATLLSLNVPAKNNSIAPWEGNQ
- the LOC125668304 gene encoding regulator of G-protein signaling 7-like isoform X22; translation: MVSFECDGRERTFRKGARIDRGHELRSYYNRKQMEKMIVAMAKSDNETGIVMRAKKNLFSDQIQSFSGCDIVDWLKKQYKITDVKEACYLATNLCQYGYIYPIDFKLSSYTVKYDRSADYRFQAPYFWPFRKDGTADSIKYAIYLQKRSLRNKQKHGLEPYEQEAFDKLLKVFADKKESIERQAKEQVRMTKAGLYFHGHQVSSLSEAKRQRRTEKILLDLQEKAFWRVHRPPPGCIKTMEEGPKRYFQPSQMAARRRKNKESYKAMIKFLQRALERPKPKLSKVLESYLTWNEQYQEYDPFLDPNAALPSNPWISDDTLFWEANDTFVKIPTELRVKKWGISFFNLMKDQQGLIEFENFLLTEYSQENIRFWKEVEDMKYGPRSKVEATMEKIYREYLAAGAPKEINIDSKTLETVNRNRGEMKGKPDALRYIFDPAQEHIYLLMKKDSYPRFVRSDQYINLKETAHNQPMKRRFFGFGSGKTQIKRQTPSPKVHRRSTSSEREASSDISGDSPVHSITPMHSYSTGNLKDMDMKQTPTSSRFYIELD